The proteins below are encoded in one region of Bacteroides uniformis:
- a CDS encoding tyrosine-type recombinase/integrase, protein MATIKLKFRPSTVQGKAGTLCYQLCHRQENRQITTDMRIFPEWWNETKRELVAVPGNERVLTAYRKRAEKEMRDIREIIRELDCSGETYTLSEILNRYRSLPSEPGFLYYMKKEMETLWENGQYGTSRNYRRALNSFSAFLDGDDIPFSSLDSALACRYESWLWQQKVARNSSSFYMRILRAVYNKAVKQGLAVQTFPFREVYTGVARTSKRAVDEETIRKLQRLDLSGSPALALSRDMFVFSYCARGMAFVDMAYLKKEDVGGGRITYYRHKTGQYLTLRIEPCMVTILERYGRTCPESPYLFPILTDEQPELAYRQYRTGLNYHNRKLKRLGKLLGEPLPLSSYTPRHSWATAARNHDVPIAVISAGMGHSSERTTLIYLDSLDNAIIDNANEKILNDTISM, encoded by the coding sequence ATGGCTACCATTAAATTAAAATTCCGTCCGTCGACGGTACAGGGTAAGGCCGGCACGCTCTGTTACCAGCTTTGCCACCGTCAGGAGAACAGGCAGATTACCACCGACATGAGGATATTTCCCGAGTGGTGGAATGAGACGAAACGTGAGCTTGTCGCTGTCCCCGGCAATGAGAGGGTCCTGACCGCCTACCGGAAACGGGCGGAAAAGGAGATGCGTGACATCCGTGAGATTATCCGCGAGCTGGACTGTAGCGGAGAAACATACACCTTGTCGGAAATACTCAACCGCTATCGCTCCCTGCCTTCCGAGCCCGGTTTCCTGTACTACATGAAAAAAGAGATGGAAACGCTTTGGGAGAATGGCCAATACGGCACCTCTCGTAATTACCGGCGTGCACTGAACAGCTTTTCCGCTTTCCTGGACGGTGACGACATTCCTTTTTCATCGTTGGATTCCGCCCTGGCGTGTCGGTATGAGTCATGGTTGTGGCAACAAAAGGTAGCGAGAAACAGCAGCTCGTTCTATATGCGGATTCTGCGTGCCGTCTATAACAAGGCCGTAAAGCAAGGTCTTGCGGTGCAGACCTTTCCGTTTCGTGAGGTTTATACAGGAGTGGCTCGCACATCGAAGCGTGCCGTGGATGAGGAAACCATTCGGAAGTTACAGCGGCTTGACCTATCCGGATCACCGGCTCTGGCACTTTCAAGAGATATGTTCGTGTTCAGCTATTGCGCCCGTGGGATGGCGTTTGTGGATATGGCCTATTTGAAAAAAGAGGATGTAGGTGGAGGACGAATCACCTATTATCGTCATAAGACCGGGCAATACCTGACACTCCGCATAGAGCCGTGTATGGTAACGATATTGGAACGGTATGGGCGGACTTGTCCGGAAAGTCCATATCTTTTCCCCATCCTTACCGATGAACAGCCGGAGCTGGCTTACCGTCAATATCGGACCGGATTGAACTACCATAACCGAAAGTTGAAACGGTTGGGCAAATTGCTTGGCGAACCATTACCTTTGTCCTCATATACGCCACGCCACAGCTGGGCTACCGCCGCACGCAACCACGACGTACCGATTGCCGTCATCAGTGCGGGGATGGGACACAGCAGCGAAAGGACTACGCTTATTTACTTGGATTCTTTGGACAATGCCATAATAGATAATGCGAACGAGAAGATTTTGAACGATACCATTTCTATGTAA
- a CDS encoding UpxY family transcription antiterminator: protein MNIETHTHEHWFALKVFYNKVFEIEDILKKDKIETYIPCEETLMERNGIKKKLRRPVINSLMFFRSTVCRALEVQRQFTNKVILYTRQKGLKRLPLAIPDREMNIFMLVTSSGEQGMEYFGEDNSKFQQGERVRVIDGKFKGAEGVICRIRKNRRLVVTVQGVCAVATSYIPQAFLQRIGQD from the coding sequence TTGAACATAGAAACACACACACACGAACATTGGTTCGCCCTAAAAGTATTTTATAACAAAGTTTTCGAGATTGAGGATATATTGAAAAAAGACAAGATCGAGACTTACATTCCTTGTGAGGAAACCTTGATGGAACGTAACGGCATAAAGAAGAAACTCCGTCGTCCGGTCATTAATTCGCTTATGTTCTTCCGTTCAACCGTTTGTCGTGCTTTGGAAGTACAGCGACAATTCACCAATAAGGTAATCCTATATACAAGACAGAAGGGATTGAAAAGACTTCCCCTTGCCATTCCTGATCGGGAAATGAACATTTTCATGCTGGTCACCTCGTCCGGCGAGCAGGGAATGGAATATTTCGGGGAGGACAATTCCAAGTTTCAACAGGGAGAACGTGTACGGGTCATTGACGGAAAGTTCAAGGGAGCGGAAGGGGTTATCTGCCGGATTAGGAAGAATCGCCGTTTGGTGGTCACCGTCCAAGGCGTATGCGCCGTGGCTACTTCCTATATTCCACAAGCCTTTCTACAACGGATAGGGCAAGATTAA
- a CDS encoding MraY family glycosyltransferase, protein MDILHFIEFAFIVIVGWTLSAMVLPRISLVSFRRRLFDSVDERKLHTAHIPRLGGIAFFPCITVTVSLAIIGYNLWQGYNILDMDLTNRLLSMLCCLFILYLIGMMDDLIGVRYRSKFVVQILCGILLVISGLCFDNLYGLFGIYVIPYYIGVPFTVFVIVYILNAINLIDGIDGLASGLSIISFLAFSCMFIHLQWWMYAFISLAAFSVLLPFFYYNVYGKIYRGRKIFMGDTGSLTIGMLLAVMVIRLSMSDPVKESAFPGSIVIAFSFLIVPMFDVIRVVIHRLRNGKNPFLPDRNHIHHKFIALGMSQRKAMVSIIIMAAFFALGNCFLIHCLSVTNLFLLDVAVWTVIHCYITMKIKRKHKVE, encoded by the coding sequence GTGGACATTCTTCATTTTATCGAATTTGCCTTTATAGTCATAGTCGGCTGGACATTGAGTGCGATGGTCCTGCCTCGCATTTCGTTGGTCTCTTTCCGACGTCGCCTGTTCGACTCAGTGGACGAACGTAAGTTGCATACTGCCCATATACCAAGGTTAGGCGGTATCGCCTTTTTCCCTTGTATCACAGTTACGGTTTCGCTTGCCATTATCGGTTACAACCTTTGGCAGGGCTATAACATACTCGACATGGACTTGACGAACCGTCTGCTTTCCATGCTCTGTTGTCTGTTCATACTTTATCTTATAGGTATGATGGATGACCTTATCGGTGTACGTTACCGTTCCAAATTTGTAGTGCAAATACTTTGTGGCATACTGTTGGTGATTTCCGGGTTATGCTTCGACAACCTATACGGGTTGTTCGGTATTTATGTCATACCTTATTACATAGGAGTGCCGTTCACAGTATTCGTCATCGTCTATATCCTGAACGCCATCAATTTGATAGACGGCATTGACGGACTTGCCTCTGGGTTGAGTATTATCTCATTCCTCGCTTTCAGCTGCATGTTCATCCATTTGCAATGGTGGATGTATGCCTTTATCAGTCTAGCTGCTTTCAGTGTGTTATTGCCGTTCTTTTATTATAACGTATACGGTAAGATATATCGGGGACGCAAGATCTTTATGGGTGATACCGGTTCGCTCACTATCGGGATGCTGCTGGCAGTGATGGTCATCCGTCTGAGTATGTCCGATCCAGTGAAAGAGAGTGCCTTTCCCGGTAGCATTGTGATAGCTTTTTCTTTTTTGATTGTACCAATGTTTGATGTGATACGTGTGGTTATTCACCGGTTGCGTAACGGTAAAAATCCATTTCTTCCAGACCGGAATCATATCCACCATAAATTTATAGCCTTAGGAATGTCCCAACGTAAAGCTATGGTAAGCATTATTATTATGGCAGCTTTTTTTGCATTGGGAAATTGTTTTTTGATTCATTGCCTTTCCGTAACAAACTTGTTTCTGTTGGATGTGGCTGTTTGGACGGTGATTCATTGCTACATAACTATGAAAATCAAACGAAAACATAAAGTAGAATAA
- a CDS encoding polysaccharide biosynthesis/export family protein yields the protein MKFHLIKLCFLCVLLVSCNTSKEIVYFQDIVVNQPEAIIGARDITVQPKDQISIMVSSKDPQLAALFNLTRVQYRAGSSDLRSGNINGEISGYTLDDKGNIDFPVVGTLHIAGMTKSQIATLVKKRLMEENLVNDPVVTVEFMNLYFSVLGEVKTPGKYAITKDQITLLEAISMAGDLSIYGKRDAIFVIREENGERVTHWVDIRSKDLFNSPVYYLKQNDVVYVQPNKVRAGQSTINENSVKSVSLWISIGSLLSSLGVLLFK from the coding sequence ATGAAATTTCATTTAATTAAATTATGTTTCTTGTGTGTCTTATTGGTGTCCTGCAATACCTCCAAAGAAATTGTCTATTTTCAAGATATCGTAGTTAATCAACCCGAGGCGATTATCGGGGCACGGGATATTACCGTACAACCCAAAGACCAGATTTCCATTATGGTGTCCAGTAAGGATCCGCAATTGGCGGCTCTGTTTAATTTGACACGGGTGCAATACCGTGCCGGATCTTCTGATTTACGTTCTGGCAACATCAATGGAGAAATATCAGGTTACACATTGGATGATAAGGGGAACATTGATTTTCCTGTTGTCGGAACATTGCATATTGCTGGTATGACCAAGAGCCAGATTGCCACCCTGGTAAAAAAAAGGCTGATGGAAGAGAATCTGGTAAACGATCCGGTAGTTACAGTTGAGTTTATGAACCTTTATTTCTCCGTGTTGGGCGAGGTGAAAACTCCAGGTAAATATGCCATTACAAAAGATCAGATTACCCTTTTGGAAGCCATCAGTATGGCGGGTGACCTAAGCATCTACGGAAAGCGAGATGCGATATTTGTCATCCGTGAAGAAAACGGCGAGCGTGTAACCCATTGGGTGGATATCCGCTCGAAAGATCTGTTTAATTCACCGGTGTATTATCTGAAACAGAATGATGTGGTGTATGTACAGCCCAACAAGGTACGTGCCGGACAAAGCACCATTAATGAGAACAGTGTAAAATCGGTATCGTTGTGGATCAGTATCGGTTCGCTCCTATCCTCGCTGGGTGTTTTGCTGTTCAAGTAA
- a CDS encoding GumC family protein: MIKNRTNTGKPTDDFIRIQDLWGMFIPKWYWFATSLFVALATASLYLLSTPNVYTRTAAILIKDDSKNNSPASAMNEFADMGIFKSNTNINNELLTLKSPTLMTEVVKRLGLNEIYTIRRGLKRIELYKSSPILVTYLFDNKKSVSFDIEVGAQNKFYLSNFIVAGEETGERFEGIIGDSIQTSAGTLAISLTSQYENFFTGSTIQYSKEPADMVADSYTQKLWAELGNEDATIINLSIDDASVQKAEDILNTLIEVYNEKWIQDKNQIAVSTSRFIGERLGVIENELGHVDENISSYKSEHLLPDVQAASNLYMSQSAENKKEIQALTNQLTTAQYIRRELNSKEMNQPLPTNSGIANVNIESQIGEYNKIVLDRNRLIANSSEKNPLVKDLGNSMQSMKRTILQSVDNLIVSLNTQIRSIRQQEVATTQQLASNPSQAKYLLSVERQQKVKEELYLYLLQKREENELSQAFTAYNTRVITAPRGSALPMAPNKKNILLVAFALGLLVPAVIIFMQENMNTKVRGKKDLENLSVPYLGEIPLYSNNKKKKNKSQEKTIVVEEGNRNIINEAFRVLRSNVDFMKNKNTDQKVFVITSFNPGSGKSFFSVNIATSFAIKGKKVLVIDGDLRRGSISAYVGSPKKGLSDYLGNRVANWNEALVIDKKHANLHVLPVGTIPPNPTELLEDEKFATLMQILRNEYDYIFVDCPPIDIVADTQIIEQYADRTLFVVRAGLLDRSLLSELESIYLEKRFKNLSVILNGTESTGGRYSYRYGYSYGYHNGYTSYYGNSK, from the coding sequence ATGATAAAGAATAGAACGAACACAGGCAAACCTACCGATGATTTTATACGGATACAAGATTTATGGGGTATGTTTATCCCGAAATGGTATTGGTTTGCCACTTCCTTGTTCGTTGCGTTGGCAACGGCATCATTATATTTGTTGAGTACTCCTAATGTCTATACCCGGACGGCTGCCATTTTAATTAAGGATGACTCCAAGAACAATTCTCCGGCAAGTGCAATGAATGAGTTTGCAGATATGGGTATTTTTAAATCAAACACCAATATCAACAACGAACTGCTCACCTTGAAATCCCCTACGCTGATGACAGAGGTGGTGAAGCGTTTGGGGCTAAATGAGATATATACTATTCGTAGGGGCTTAAAAAGAATAGAATTATATAAATCAAGCCCGATATTGGTGACTTATCTTTTTGATAATAAAAAAAGTGTAAGTTTTGATATAGAAGTTGGTGCACAAAACAAGTTTTATCTTTCAAACTTTATCGTTGCTGGAGAAGAAACTGGGGAACGGTTTGAAGGAATTATAGGAGATTCCATTCAAACATCAGCAGGAACATTGGCCATCAGCTTAACTTCTCAATATGAGAATTTTTTTACAGGCAGCACTATTCAATATAGTAAAGAACCGGCTGATATGGTGGCAGACAGCTATACGCAAAAATTGTGGGCTGAATTAGGCAATGAAGATGCCACCATTATTAATTTGAGCATTGATGATGCTTCTGTACAAAAGGCAGAAGATATATTAAATACATTGATTGAGGTTTATAACGAGAAATGGATCCAGGACAAGAACCAGATAGCAGTAAGTACCTCACGGTTTATCGGTGAACGTTTGGGCGTGATTGAAAACGAATTGGGTCATGTGGATGAGAACATCTCCAGCTACAAGAGTGAACATCTGTTGCCGGACGTACAAGCCGCATCCAATCTGTATATGAGCCAGTCAGCTGAGAATAAAAAAGAAATTCAAGCACTCACCAATCAGCTTACCACGGCCCAGTATATTCGTCGCGAACTGAACAGCAAGGAAATGAACCAGCCATTGCCAACCAACTCCGGTATAGCTAACGTAAATATCGAAAGTCAAATCGGAGAATACAACAAGATTGTGTTGGATCGTAACCGGTTGATAGCTAACAGTAGCGAGAAGAACCCGTTGGTGAAAGATTTGGGAAACTCTATGCAGAGTATGAAGCGTACCATTTTGCAATCAGTTGATAATCTGATTGTATCACTGAATACCCAGATACGCAGTATTCGTCAACAGGAAGTGGCGACCACTCAACAGTTAGCTTCTAATCCGAGTCAGGCCAAATACTTGTTATCGGTAGAACGTCAACAAAAAGTAAAGGAAGAGTTGTACCTGTATCTGCTCCAGAAGCGTGAAGAGAACGAACTGTCCCAAGCGTTTACCGCTTATAATACGCGAGTGATTACAGCTCCACGTGGCAGTGCTTTACCAATGGCACCGAATAAGAAAAACATTTTGTTGGTGGCTTTTGCTCTCGGGCTTTTAGTACCGGCAGTCATTATCTTTATGCAAGAAAACATGAACACCAAAGTTCGGGGTAAGAAAGATTTGGAGAACTTGAGTGTGCCCTATTTGGGTGAAATACCATTATATTCCAATAACAAGAAAAAGAAGAACAAATCTCAGGAAAAAACAATCGTGGTGGAAGAAGGCAATCGCAACATCATCAACGAAGCTTTTCGTGTACTTCGCTCCAACGTGGACTTTATGAAAAACAAGAATACCGATCAGAAAGTATTTGTGATTACCTCTTTCAATCCGGGTAGTGGAAAGAGTTTCTTTTCGGTGAACATAGCCACGAGCTTTGCCATTAAAGGGAAAAAAGTATTGGTGATAGATGGAGATTTGCGACGAGGATCCATTTCTGCTTATGTGGGGTCGCCTAAGAAAGGTCTGAGTGACTATTTGGGTAATCGGGTGGCTAATTGGAATGAAGCGCTTGTAATAGATAAGAAACATGCCAATTTGCATGTTCTTCCTGTGGGGACCATTCCCCCGAATCCGACGGAACTGCTGGAAGATGAAAAATTTGCAACCTTGATGCAAATCTTGCGCAATGAATACGATTATATCTTTGTGGATTGTCCGCCGATAGATATCGTGGCAGACACACAAATCATAGAGCAATATGCCGACCGGACACTCTTTGTGGTACGGGCGGGATTATTGGACCGCTCACTGTTATCTGAATTGGAAAGTATTTATCTAGAAAAGCGGTTCAAAAACCTTTCGGTAATTTTGAATGGGACGGAAAGTACTGGTGGACGCTATAGTTATCGATATGGTTACAGTTATGGTTACCACAATGGGTATACCTCTTATTACGGCAACTCAAAATAA
- a CDS encoding tyrosine-protein phosphatase: protein MWLFRQKKTLAESGFFRGFTDCHSHLLPGIDDGVKTEEETWRILDEMERQGVRKIWLTPHVMEDMSNKTVTLQQKFLSLKQKYQGKVELALAAEYMLDNLFEERLEKDDLLPLEEGKRYLLVETSYFNPPMGLLSILQRIQKKGYHPLLAHPERYEYMQMMDYKTLKKNQISFQLNIPSLVGMYGKHIEKKAKILLKAGMYDLGGNDVHSLIFYVTTCKQKIDNLSFLKNVCKI from the coding sequence ATGTGGCTTTTTCGACAGAAAAAAACATTAGCGGAAAGCGGTTTTTTCCGTGGTTTCACCGATTGCCATAGTCACTTGTTGCCAGGTATTGATGATGGAGTAAAAACAGAAGAAGAAACATGGAGAATTTTGGATGAGATGGAGCGGCAAGGAGTGCGGAAAATATGGCTTACCCCTCACGTCATGGAAGACATGTCCAATAAAACTGTTACATTACAACAAAAATTTTTGAGCTTAAAACAAAAATATCAAGGGAAGGTGGAATTGGCTTTGGCTGCGGAATATATGTTGGATAACCTTTTTGAGGAACGGTTGGAAAAGGATGACCTGTTACCCCTTGAGGAGGGAAAACGTTATCTGTTAGTGGAAACTTCTTATTTCAATCCACCAATGGGATTACTGTCTATTTTGCAACGCATCCAAAAGAAAGGTTATCATCCTTTGTTGGCCCATCCGGAACGATATGAGTATATGCAAATGATGGATTATAAAACGTTAAAAAAGAACCAAATTTCTTTTCAATTAAATATACCGTCATTAGTCGGAATGTATGGTAAGCACATAGAGAAGAAAGCGAAGATATTATTAAAAGCAGGAATGTATGATTTAGGAGGAAATGATGTTCACTCCCTTATTTTTTATGTGACAACTTGTAAGCAAAAAATAGACAATCTGTCTTTCTTGAAAAATGTGTGTAAAATATAG
- the wecC gene encoding UDP-N-acetyl-D-mannosamine dehydrogenase: MKACFMGLGYIGLPTAIIAAKHGIQITGVDINPHVVKMTNAGHLHIIEPGMEEMLQEVVKAGMLKASVTPEVSDAYFMVVPTPFKGNHEPDVSYVEAATRAVLPLLKEGDLYVIESTSPVGTTEAMARIIFGERPELESKIFIAYCPERVLPGNVIYELVHNDRVIGGLNPESTEKAIAFYSQFVQGTLHKTNCRTAEMCKLTENSSRDVQIAFANELSLICDKAGINVWELINLANKHPRVNILQPGCGVGGHCIAVDPYFITADFPAESKLISDARDINNYKSFWCAEKVKNAMLKFELKNHRKPVIAMMGLAFKPNIDDLRESPAKYITTKVMQSCNNADILVVEPNVKEHNVFKLTNYCEAYDKADIVVFLTAHNEFKELSWRKDKMILDFCGIFKK, translated from the coding sequence ATGAAAGCATGTTTCATGGGCTTGGGTTACATCGGACTACCTACAGCCATTATTGCCGCAAAGCACGGCATTCAAATAACAGGAGTTGACATTAATCCTCATGTAGTGAAAATGACCAATGCGGGACATTTGCACATCATTGAACCTGGCATGGAGGAAATGTTACAGGAAGTAGTGAAAGCTGGCATGTTGAAGGCTTCGGTTACACCGGAAGTCAGCGATGCATACTTCATGGTGGTCCCAACCCCGTTCAAGGGAAACCACGAGCCGGATGTGAGTTACGTGGAAGCGGCTACACGTGCCGTATTGCCGTTACTGAAAGAAGGGGATCTTTATGTAATAGAATCCACTTCACCTGTAGGAACTACAGAGGCTATGGCACGCATCATTTTTGGTGAACGTCCGGAATTGGAAAGTAAGATTTTCATAGCCTATTGCCCGGAGCGTGTATTGCCAGGTAATGTGATCTATGAATTGGTACACAACGATCGGGTCATCGGTGGTTTGAATCCTGAATCTACCGAAAAGGCAATAGCATTCTATTCGCAATTTGTGCAGGGCACACTTCACAAGACTAACTGCCGTACAGCGGAAATGTGTAAGCTGACGGAGAACTCCAGTCGCGATGTACAGATAGCTTTTGCCAATGAACTTTCGCTTATCTGCGACAAGGCTGGTATCAATGTTTGGGAACTTATTAACCTTGCCAACAAGCATCCGCGTGTAAATATCCTGCAACCCGGTTGCGGTGTAGGAGGTCATTGTATTGCGGTAGATCCATACTTTATCACTGCTGATTTCCCGGCAGAAAGCAAGTTAATCAGCGATGCACGTGATATTAACAACTACAAGAGTTTCTGGTGTGCTGAAAAGGTGAAGAACGCCATGTTGAAGTTTGAGTTGAAGAATCATCGTAAACCAGTTATAGCCATGATGGGATTGGCATTCAAACCAAATATTGACGATTTGCGTGAAAGTCCGGCGAAGTATATTACCACGAAAGTGATGCAGAGCTGCAACAATGCCGACATTTTGGTCGTAGAACCGAATGTAAAAGAGCACAACGTGTTTAAGCTGACTAACTACTGCGAAGCCTACGACAAGGCAGACATCGTGGTGTTCCTTACGGCTCACAACGAGTTTAAAGAGCTATCTTGGAGGAAGGATAAAATGATATTGGACTTTTGTGGAATATTCAAGAAATAA
- a CDS encoding lipopolysaccharide biosynthesis protein, giving the protein MKGLSFIKSSSGRTQKAQKNILGMLLIKICNIIINLAYVPLLINSLNQDRYGIWLTITTIVSWIAFFDIGLGNGLRNKLAESIACKDEINARKYVSTTYGAMGILCFLFFIIEACIVPFCNWNSLLNAHSIPNGELTLLMLWVLSSLAFQMLLKLLNSVLYALQKPALSSLILMLSQLFAFIGIFIYTNVCNEVSLLKLGMIISMAPVVVLMIFSLILFRKMIPQYMPTPSFFERSKIKEIVILGSKFFWIQLTTLLLFQSNNLIIAHTCGNTSVAEYNIAYKYIGLIEMAFMIIMTPFWSAATDAYARKDYQWIKGILKKLQFISYIMIAAGGVLILLSDFVYKWWLSSTIKPDKSLMFLLLLYFCIQLSWARYGSIINGIGCVKLQFYITMIEAFVHIPLALLLGTYWGVKGVIISLIISTFANTIWPKIQIKNIFLGKRSIWVK; this is encoded by the coding sequence ATGAAAGGGTTGAGTTTTATTAAGTCATCTTCAGGCAGAACTCAAAAGGCACAAAAGAATATTTTGGGGATGTTGCTCATAAAAATTTGCAACATCATTATTAATTTGGCTTATGTTCCATTGTTGATTAATAGTTTGAATCAAGATAGATATGGAATATGGTTGACAATTACTACAATTGTTTCTTGGATTGCATTTTTTGACATTGGGTTAGGTAATGGTCTGAGAAATAAATTGGCGGAATCAATTGCTTGTAAAGATGAAATAAATGCTCGAAAATATGTGAGTACTACTTATGGTGCAATGGGAATCTTATGTTTCTTGTTCTTTATCATAGAGGCCTGCATTGTTCCATTTTGCAATTGGAATAGTCTGCTAAACGCTCATTCGATTCCTAATGGTGAACTTACATTATTAATGTTATGGGTTCTTTCAAGTTTAGCATTTCAAATGCTACTAAAACTTCTAAATTCTGTATTGTACGCTTTACAAAAGCCGGCATTATCCTCATTGATATTGATGCTTAGTCAATTGTTCGCTTTCATTGGAATTTTTATTTATACAAATGTTTGCAATGAAGTTTCTCTTTTGAAATTGGGAATGATTATATCAATGGCTCCAGTCGTTGTATTGATGATTTTTTCATTGATACTGTTTAGAAAAATGATACCCCAATATATGCCAACCCCCTCTTTCTTTGAGCGTTCTAAAATAAAAGAGATTGTTATTCTTGGGAGTAAATTCTTTTGGATTCAATTGACGACTTTATTATTATTTCAGTCAAACAACTTGATAATCGCCCATACTTGTGGAAATACTTCTGTGGCTGAGTATAATATTGCCTACAAATACATTGGTTTGATAGAGATGGCCTTTATGATTATCATGACTCCTTTTTGGTCTGCTGCCACTGATGCTTATGCGAGAAAGGATTATCAATGGATTAAAGGAATATTAAAAAAACTACAATTCATTTCATATATAATGATTGCCGCTGGAGGAGTTTTGATTTTATTATCAGATTTTGTATACAAATGGTGGTTATCATCAACTATCAAACCCGATAAATCATTAATGTTTCTTCTATTATTGTATTTCTGCATCCAATTATCATGGGCTAGATATGGGAGCATAATCAATGGTATTGGGTGTGTAAAGCTCCAATTCTATATTACAATGATAGAGGCTTTTGTGCATATTCCATTGGCTTTATTGCTTGGTACTTATTGGGGTGTAAAAGGAGTAATTATTTCACTTATTATATCAACATTTGCCAATACTATTTGGCCTAAGATACAGATCAAAAATATTTTTTTAGGAAAACGAAGTATATGGGTAAAGTAA
- a CDS encoding glycosyltransferase, with translation MNIGIICKYPIPYGMAATTRIFSYSKGLLECGDKVDVWSIAPNNFNANNNNEGVFNGISYFYSFRSKRFSNKLFHAYEMIYSLFILGVKLHKRDKIRRYDVFIISSDSLICLLYMRVLNILFKRKLIFIFDEYPTPIRGKLKNKIPFWKEVIYRVILSKYSGYISMTENLLKYYKKITDNPGIIISSITDVNRFHNIIKKPINKTKKLIYMGNMELSKDNVDNILYALSILLRDNYDVHLYLFGKPNLKDKSILERIIEQEGLANNTSFRFAQYNDVPKILSEADILVSSQPVTVRADGGFPTKLGEYLMSGTPVLSTNVGETSKYFKDGEHMYFAKPESPLDYANKLKYIIDNYEKALAVAKKGKMLIEQSYSHISAGEKMHKFLKSL, from the coding sequence ATGAATATTGGCATTATTTGTAAATACCCTATTCCGTATGGAATGGCAGCCACAACACGTATCTTCTCATATTCTAAGGGCTTATTAGAATGTGGTGATAAAGTTGATGTATGGTCAATTGCACCTAATAATTTTAACGCGAATAATAATAATGAAGGCGTTTTTAATGGTATATCATATTTTTATTCATTCAGAAGCAAACGATTTAGTAATAAGCTATTCCATGCATATGAAATGATTTATTCTCTTTTTATCTTAGGTGTAAAATTACATAAAAGAGATAAAATTAGAAGATATGACGTGTTTATTATAAGCTCAGATAGTCTCATTTGCCTGCTGTATATGAGGGTATTAAATATATTATTTAAGAGAAAACTTATTTTTATTTTTGATGAGTATCCAACACCTATTAGAGGTAAATTAAAGAATAAAATACCATTTTGGAAAGAAGTGATTTATCGTGTTATTTTAAGTAAATATTCAGGATATATTTCCATGACCGAAAATTTATTGAAATATTATAAAAAAATCACAGACAATCCAGGTATTATAATTTCATCCATTACCGATGTCAATCGATTCCATAATATAATAAAAAAGCCTATAAATAAAACTAAGAAATTAATTTATATGGGAAATATGGAATTATCAAAAGATAATGTAGACAATATTTTGTACGCTTTATCTATCTTGCTAAGAGATAATTATGATGTTCATTTGTATCTTTTTGGAAAACCAAATTTAAAAGATAAATCTATATTGGAAAGGATTATTGAGCAAGAGGGATTAGCAAACAACACAAGTTTTAGATTTGCTCAATATAATGATGTTCCAAAGATTCTATCAGAAGCAGACATTTTAGTTTCCTCCCAACCTGTGACTGTTCGTGCAGACGGAGGATTCCCAACTAAATTGGGAGAATATTTAATGTCGGGTACTCCTGTATTATCAACCAATGTTGGAGAAACATCAAAATACTTTAAGGATGGCGAACATATGTATTTTGCAAAACCAGAATCGCCATTGGATTATGCTAACAAGCTCAAATATATCATAGATAATTATGAGAAAGCATTAGCTGTTGCTAAAAAAGGGAAAATGCTAATAGAGCAATCGTATTCTCATATATCTGCTGGAGAAAAGATGCATAAATTTTTAAAATCATTATAA